From Penaeus monodon isolate SGIC_2016 chromosome 6, NSTDA_Pmon_1, whole genome shotgun sequence, the proteins below share one genomic window:
- the LOC119574095 gene encoding LOW QUALITY PROTEIN: 26S proteasome non-ATPase regulatory subunit 2-like (The sequence of the model RefSeq protein was modified relative to this genomic sequence to represent the inferred CDS: deleted 4 bases in 3 codons), which produces MLVERLQESNVDLYKPALEQIRSLIRSSTTSMTSVPKPLKFMRSHYQTMKDIYNNIKDNALKKFAADIVSVLAMTMSEERECLKYRLLGQRGDIGDWGHEYVRHLAGEIAQEWETLGEDDDARRAELISEAHVIVPYHMQHNAEAEACDLLMEMEQLELLTSQDYVDKDAYSRVCLYLTSCVPYVPDPENTNLINTALQLYRKFGQYPQAMRLALQLHDFDLIKQLFDECPDKLVRMQVAFMLGRQQVFLELPEDMDDYEDLTEILSNSHLNTHFLSLGRELDIMDPKTPEDIYKSHLENNRPTFGPGQVDSARQNLASSFVNGFVNAAFGTDKLLTEDGNKWLYKNKEHGMLSATASLGLILLWDVDGGLTQIDKYLYSSEDFIKSGALLACGIVNSGVRNECDPALALLSDYIGHKTMVIRIGAILGLGLAYSGSNREAVLNVLTPVLSDEKSSLEVVGITALGMWNDCSGQQNQPVVEALVTTLLAKSETELKDTYARFISLGLALAYLGCQDKCEVVLSCIENLPAPFRQMTATLIEVCAYAGTGNVLKVQEMLHICTDHYDQEETKSKDKKDKDKDKKEDKDKDKKEEKDKAEEKEVDLSSQQAVLLSLGPSRPSLI; this is translated from the exons ATGCTGGTAGAGCGGCTGCAGGAATCCAATGTGGATCTTTACAAGCCAGCGCTGGAGCAGATCCGCTCCCTCATCCGCTCCTCCACCACGTCCATGACCAGCGTCCCCAAACCCCTCAAGTTCATGAGGTCGCATTACCAGACCATGAAG GACATATAcaacaacatcaaagacaatGCCCTAAAGAAGTTTGCGGCTGACATCGTCTCTGTCTTGGCCATGACTATGTCTGAGGAACGCGAATGCCTAAAGTACCGCTTGCTGGGCCAGCGTGGAGACATTGGAGATTGGGGCCATGAATATGTCAG ACATTTGGCTGGAGAAATTGCACAGGAATGGGAGACATTGGGCGAGGACGATGATGCCAGGAGAGCCGAGCTGATCAGTGAAGCCCACGTCATTGTCCCCTACCACATGCAGCACAATGCAGAGGCAGAGGCATGTGACCTGCTTATGGAGATGGAACAGCTGGAGCTCCTCACTTCACAGGATTACGTTGATAAG GATGCCTACTCTCGAGTGTGCTTGTACCTGACCAGCTGTGTACCTTATGTGCCAGACCCTGAGAACACCAACCTGATTAACACGGCACTTCAGCTGTATCGTAAATTTGGGCAGTACCCACAGGCCATGAGACTGGCTCTCCAACTCCATGACTTTGATCTCATTAAACAGCTATTTGATGAATGCCCAGACAAGCTG GTGAGAATGCAAGTGGCCTTCATGCTGGGCCGTCAGCAGGTGTTCCTGGAGCTGCCGGAGGACATGGATGACTACGAAGACCTGACCGAGATCCTTTCCAACTCCCACCTGAacactcacttcctctcccttggGCGTGAG TTGGACATCATGGACCCCAAGACCCCAGAGGACATTTACAAGTCTCACTTGGAGAACAACCGGCCCACCTTTGGCCCTGGCCAGGTTGACTCT GCCCGCCAGAATCTCGCTTCCTCCTTCGTCAATGGTTTTGTTAATGCTGCCTTTGGAACAGACAAGCTGCTCACAGAGGACGGAAATAAGTGGCTGTACAAAAATAAGGAACATG GTATGTTGAGTGCAACAGCTTCACTTGGTCTGATCTTACTGTGGGATGTTGATGGAGGTCTGACACAGATTGACAAGTACCTTTACTCCTCTGAAGACTTCATTAAGTCTGGTGCCCTTCTGGCCTGTGGCATTGTCAACAGTGGTGTGAGGAATGAGTGTGACCCTGCTCTTGCCTTGCTCTCTGACTACATCGGACACAAAACTATG GTCATTCGTATTGGAGCCATCCTTGGCCTGGGGCTGGCCTACTCTGGAAGCAACAGAGAAGCTGTCCTCAACGTCCTCACTCCAGTTCTGTCAGATGAGAAGAGCTCCCTAGAGGTAGTGGGCATCACTGCTTTGGGCATGTGGAATGATTGCAGTGGG CAACAAAACCAGCCGGTTGTGGAGGCTCTAGTCACGACACTTTTAGCTAAATCTGAGACTGAACTTAAGGACACATAT GCCAGATTCATTTCCCTTGGACTTGCTCTTGCATACCTTG GTTGCCAAGACAAATGTGAAGTGGTCCTCTCCTGCATCGAAAACCTCCCTGCGCCCTTCCGTCAGATGACAGCCACCCTGATTGAAGTCTGTGCTTATGCGGGAACGGGTAATGTTTTGAAG gtcCAGGAGATGCTTCACATCTGCACTGATCATTATGACCAGGAGGAAACAAAATCCAAGGATAAAAAGGACAAGGATAAGGACAAGAaggaggataaagataaagataagaaagaggagaaagataaagcagaagaaaaggaggTTGATCTCTCATCACAGCAAGCTGTTTTGCTGTCTTTAGG GCCCTCAAGACCTTCCCTGATTTAA